One Onychostoma macrolepis isolate SWU-2019 chromosome 10, ASM1243209v1, whole genome shotgun sequence genomic region harbors:
- the tlr8b gene encoding LOW QUALITY PROTEIN: toll-like receptor 8b (The sequence of the model RefSeq protein was modified relative to this genomic sequence to represent the inferred CDS: inserted 1 base in 1 codon): protein MILVLILICTVHSSQGLIWAWRKLPCDVTLSNRSVALDCSGRSLKRIPKNLIWNTTELDLADNKIKYLLKDAFWNLTHVTRINLRKNQIEKCLENDLGIFSSLPNLLTLLLDDNKITVFPRDLPPGLQWLSLNSNHIKTIGPSDLAGTKKLKVLSLNKNCYHNFSIELTIHNETFKHLNLTELELSKNGLKKIPSALPRSLCKLSLLLNKIDYVHASDLNSLTNLQILDLSGNCPFCFTAPFPCTTCQTKNNALQIHPDAFSELSKLQDLRLSGNSLQTINPSWLQNLTMLKYLYLSFNSLISELESGQFFSVLPKLEVVDFSYNNPSQRFYHRLKLSKAFASLESLQTLHLEGYIFHNLCEEDLQPLFGLRNLSVLNLGVNFLQNLNLSVFRNFHNLSLISLIDNRLTFTSPFRRQECSDVLSNDVEGXRREGPYIHTNEQFRHYPPFTKAECLATGPVLDLSRNNIYHINQIFFTGAENITCLNLSSNFIASYFNGTEFTHFPRLKYLDLSHNRVYMRSDSALNELKELQVLDLSHNKHYFEVAGVRNSLAFMENLQFLKVLNLSWNEINSLTNKTLKSDSLKELQFQANRLDIMWKKDRGFKSLFKSLSNLTHLDISYNKLSEIPDDIFSYFPRTLTYLSMSKNTLANFEWEQLKYLPQLETLDLSKNKLSKVARTLSKHTSSLKVLDLSHNLIFKLHQSFLKDVKSLLILSLAFNRLQHISEASFQTGSDHYLRMLNLQRNPILCTCDFLDFILWLEKSEIVLPRLATDVLCDLPESKRGHPMVSLDLKNACINNSIAQMLYVLTSSIITVMMSTTIVIHVFYWDISYIYNFWRAKIKSYYLKMNDCTYDAFVMYDTKDPMVAEWVLNHLRFELEDRGRRVHPLCLAERDWTPGIPIMDNLNQSVNRSRKTIFVLTEGFVHSAIFKMAAFLAQQRLLEEGVDVMVLVLLEPVLRHSRILNLRRCLCGHSVLEWPRNSAAEGFFWQSLRNAVRLESQGVQSKLFTNYFSGR from the exons ATGATacttgtgttgattttgatatgTACTGTCCACTCATCTCAAGGCCTCATCTGGGCTTGGAGAAAGCTTCCATGTGATGTGACACTGTCCAACCGCTCTGTCGCCTTGGACTGTTCGGGAAGATCTTTGAAAAGAATTCCGAAAAACCTGATCTGGAATACAACTGAACTAGACTTGGcggacaataaaataaaatacctcTTGAAGGACGCCTTCTGGAATTTGACTCATGTTACACGGATAAACCTCAGGAAGAATCAGATTGAAAAATGTCTTGAGAATGATCTTGGGATTTTTTCAAGTTTGCCTAATCTTTTGACTTTGCTTCTTGATGATAATAAGATTACAGTATTTCCAAGAGATCTCCCTCCTGGACTGCAATGGCTGAGCCTCAATTCCAACCATATCAAGACAATTGGACCATCAGATTTGGCAGGAACAAAGAAACTCAAAGTTTTGTCATTAAATAAGAACTGCTATCATAATTTTAGTATAGAACTGACAATTcacaatgaaacatttaaacatttaaatctaACTGAGCTAGAACTGTCTAAAAATGGACTGAAAAAAATACCATCCGCTTTACCCAGATCCCTCTGCAAACTTTCACTTCTCCTAAATAAGATTGATTACGTTCATGCCTCAGACCTGAACAGCCTAACAAACCTGCAAATTCTTGATTTATCTGGAAACTGCCCTTTTTGTTTCACCGCTCCATTCCCATGCACTACCTGTCAGACAAAGAATAACGCTCTACAGATTCATCCGGATGCTTTTAGTGAACTATCCAAACTACAAGACCTACGGCTTTCTGGAAATTCTTTACAAACGATTAACCCATCGTGGCTCCAGAACCTTACCATGTTAAAGTATTTGTATCTTTCCTTCAACTCATTGATAAGTGAACTTGAAAGCGGCCAGTTTTTCAGCGTTCTACCAAAACTGGAAGTTGTAGATTTCTCATACAATAATCCGTCTCAAAGATTTTACCATAGACTGAAACTCTCGAAAGCTTTTGCTAGTTTGGAATCACTACAAACACTTCACCTAGAAGGCTATATTTTCCACAATCTTTGTGAGGAAGATCTCCAACCTCTCTTTGGTTTGAGAAACCTATCCGTTCTAAACTTGGGAGTCAACTTTCTCCAGAATCTCAATCTATCGGTGTTCAGGAACTTTCACAACCTGTCTTTGATTTCATTGATTGACAACAGGCTAACATTCACAAGTCCTTTTCGGAGACAGGAGTGTAGTGACGTCCTTTCTAATGACGTTGAAG ACCGCCGTGAAGGCCCCTACATTCACACAAATGAACAGTTCCGCCATTATCCTCCATTTACCAAAGCTGAATGCCTGGCAACAGGACCAGTTTTGGACCTCAGCAGGAACAACATTTACCATATCAATCAAATTTTCTTCACAGGAGCAGAGAACATCACTTGCCTCAATCTTTCCTCCAACTTCATTGCTTCATATTTCAATGGTACCGAGTTCACTCACTTTCCCAGGCTTAAGTACCTTGACTTGTCTCACAACAGAGTCTACATGCGTTCAGATTCTGCCTTAAATGAACTGAAAGAATTACAAGTTTTGGATTTAAGTCACAACAAACATTACTTTGAGGTGGCAGGTGTCAGGAACAGTCTGGCGTTCATGGAAAACCTTCAGTTCCTCAAAGTGCTCAACCTCAGTTGGAATGAGATAAATTCGCTAACCAACAAGACTTTGAAGAGCGACTCACTGAAGGAACTGCAGTTTCAAGCCAATCGACTGGATATAATGTGGAAGAAGGACCGTGGATTCAAAAGTCTTTTTAAGTCTCTCTCGAACCTAACGCACCTTGATATATCATATAACAAGCTAAGTGAAATACCAGACGACATATTCAGCTATTTTCCAAGGACGCTAACATATCTTAGCATGAGCAAGAACACTCTTGCCAATTTTGAGTGGGAACAGCTCAAATATTTGCCCCAGTTGGAGACTCTGGATCTAAGTAAGAACAAACTGAGTAAGGTCGCTAGAACACTATCAAAGCATACAAGCTCGTTGAAGGTCTTAGACTTGAGCCATAATCTGATCTTCAAGTTGCATCAGAGCTTTCTCAAAGATGTCAAAAGCCTGCTGATCCTCAGTCTTGCTTTCAACCGCTTGCAGCACATCAGCGAGGCATCCTTCCAGACAGGTAGCGATCACTACCTGCGCATGCTGAACCTGCAGAGAAACCCTATCCTGTGCACCTGTGACTTTCTGGACTTCATTCTCTGGTTAGAGAAAAGTGAGATTGTCCTTCCTCGTCTAGCAACAGACGTCTTGTGCGACCTTCCGGAATCCAAAAGGGGGCATCCAATGGTCAGTCTGGACTTAAAAAATGCCTGCATCAACAACAGTATTGCTCAAATGCTATATGTGCTCACGTCATCCATCATCACTGTCATGATGTCTACAACTATCGTGATACACGTGTTCTACTGGGACATATCGTACATTTATAATTTCTGGAGagccaaaataaaaagttattactTAAAGATGAATGACTGCACCTATGATGCCTTTGTTATGTACGACACCAAGGATCCGATGGTTGCAGAATGGGTACTGAACCACTTGCGTTTTGAACTGGAAGATAGAGGAAGACGAGTTCATCCGCTCTGTCTGGCGGAAAGAGATTGGACTCCTGGCATACCGATAATGGATAACCTAAACCAAAGCGTCAACCGGAGTAGGAAGACGATATTTGTGCTGACGGAGGGATTTGTTCACAGTGCGATTTTCAAGATGGCAGCTTTCCTAGCGCAACAAAGGCTGCTTGAAGAGGGCGTGGATGTGATGGTGTTGGTCTTGTTGGAACCGGTTCTTCGGCATTCGAGAATCCTAAACTTGCGGCGCTGCCTGTGTGGACACAGTGTGTTGGAGTGGCCCAGAAACTCTGCGGCAGAAGGCTTTTTCTGGCAGAGTCTGAGAAACGCAGTTAGGCTTGAGAGTCAAGGTGTGCAAAGCAAATTGTTTACAAATTACTTCAGCGGACGATGA